The following nucleotide sequence is from Cellulosilyticum sp. I15G10I2.
ATTTCTGCATTTTTGAGTGCGATTTCTTCTTTATAGACAATATTAACTAAGTATTGAATACGTTTACTCATCTTATTAAATGTACTGAATAAATAGCCTAGCTCATCTTTTCTGTCACTGCTCATAACAACACCCATATCGCCATTTTCTATCTGCTGCATCTTTCCGCTTAATATGTAGATAGGATAAATAACTTCTTTATAAAGTCTGGCGGCAAACAGTAAAAAAATCGGTAGGATACAAACGCATATTAAAATAACATTGTTTGAAAGTTGTCTTATATTTTCTAAAAGTACATCCTTTGAAATAAAAATGCCGCTTAGCATGGATAGATTAAGTGAACTAATCTTTGCATAGAGTACAGCCTGCTGTTTATCTTCTGTTATATAGAGATTGCCATCCCTGGGCCTCATATTAAAAAAAGCCTGCATCTGCTCCCACTTATTATCTGGTAAATTCCCTTTACTTAAAATTTCTTTTCCACCGTTTTCTACTACATAAATACCCTCAGTAGAATCTTTTACAACTCTGCTGTACTTGCCTACTAGATAATCTTTTTTAATTTTAAAGACAATAATACCTACTTCTTTGAACGTATTTCTGTCAAATATTTTTTCCCCTATATAAATATTACTGGCTTCATCTATGTGGTATGCAAACACCTCATCCTGATCTAAAAGTTTTTCATGAAGATGACTGAAAATATTACTTTCTCTAAACGCTTGTTCTTCTTGATAGGATTTCTTTTTGCTGACTATATAGTGTGTGCTTTTATCACTAAACTGATAGCCACCAACATCTATTTCAGGTTTAGACAGCACAATGGATCTTAAATACCCCTCTACCATCATGCCTAGTTCATAATCGCCTATACCACTGTAACTTGTGGATACCCTCTCATCAAAATAGTCTTTTCTTTTTTTCTCTTCTATTACAGCATAGTACCTTTGGTTAAAATTATGAATGGCCTCATCATATTTGAGCTCTGCTACAAATTCTTCTAGCTGCTTAATATTTTCTTGCGTATCTTCTAGAATTAAAAGAATTTCCTTTTGTACAGATTCTATAAAATGTGTCGTAATTACTTTTTCATATTGCGTATAACCAATATACCCCATGAAGAGAATAGGATAAGAAACTAATATACAAATAAATATACTCCATTTTACTTTAATGGGTATTTTATAATATAAACGCTGCAGGCGCTGCCTCATATATGAGTTCCTCCCTATCTCTTTTTCTATTATTTTAACACAATAAGTGCTTTCAGACACCGTTTAAACTATACGGACTTAAGTTAAATAAGCTGCCCTGCAAGCTGATCTACAATCACTGTTACATGAGGATGTGCCTGAAGAAGTGATGCCGGAATATAAGTGTCAATTTTATCTTCTAATAATCTAGAAATAATATCTGCTTTGGTAATACCGCTGGCAAGTAATATGACTTCCCTGGCTTTCATAATATCCCCAATCCCCATTGTAATAGCCTGAGTTGGTACTTCCTCCCTTGTACTAAAAAATCTTGAGTTCGCTTCTATTGTACCTTGAGCAAGCTCTGTCACATGGGTACCAACGGTTAAAGCGCTACCCGGCTCATTAAAACCAATATGTCCGTTATTACCTATTCCCAGCACTTGGATATCAATCCCCCCATGACCTCTAAGCATCTCATCATAAGCTTCACATTCTGCCTGAATATCTTTTGCCATGCCATTTGGCACATGGGTCTTTTGATAGTCGATATTAATATGATTAAATAAGTGATAATCCATAAAGTATCTATAGCTTTGAGTGTGACTGGCAGGTATACCTATATATTCATCTAAATTAAAGGTTGTTACCCTAGAAAAGTCAATTAAGTTCTCTTTATTATACGTCACCAACTTTTTATATAGTCCTATCGGTGTACTTCCTGTAGCAAGTCCAAGAACTGCATTAGGCTTATTCTTAATAACTTCTGCAATCCTATTTGCTGCGGTTTCACTCAATACTTCGTAATTTGCTGTAACTATAATATTCATTTTAAGTATCCCTCTCTTCTTGCTACATTAACTTGGAACATATATTTATCTGATCTATAAACAGACTCTTCTACAAATATTAATGCCCCCTCATCCGAGTAATTTTTGCTGGTTACTTGAATCAGCGGTAGATGCTGTGTCACTCCGAAGGTTTCATAATACGTTTCATTCATTAGTACAGCTTGAATAGAGGCATCTGACTCATAAACAGATAATCCCTTTTCATCTAAATATTTATAAAAAGAACTTTGTATATCTGATTTTTTAAGGTCCGGCAGTAAACTACTGGGTATATAAATAGTCTCTTCACCTATAACAACTCCTTTAACGATTCTGAGTCTTTTTATGAGATAAACTTCCTCATCTTCAAAAGGTAAAAACATATCTTCCTCAGGGTATATCTTATCGAAGCAGATCACCTCAGTCGTAAAGTCTATTCCTAAACC
It contains:
- a CDS encoding sensor histidine kinase; this translates as MRQRLQRLYYKIPIKVKWSIFICILVSYPILFMGYIGYTQYEKVITTHFIESVQKEILLILEDTQENIKQLEEFVAELKYDEAIHNFNQRYYAVIEEKKRKDYFDERVSTSYSGIGDYELGMMVEGYLRSIVLSKPEIDVGGYQFSDKSTHYIVSKKKSYQEEQAFRESNIFSHLHEKLLDQDEVFAYHIDEASNIYIGEKIFDRNTFKEVGIIVFKIKKDYLVGKYSRVVKDSTEGIYVVENGGKEILSKGNLPDNKWEQMQAFFNMRPRDGNLYITEDKQQAVLYAKISSLNLSMLSGIFISKDVLLENIRQLSNNVILICVCILPIFLLFAARLYKEVIYPIYILSGKMQQIENGDMGVVMSSDRKDELGYLFSTFNKMSKRIQYLVNIVYKEEIALKNAEIKLLQDQINPHFLYNTLEMINWKVRMSGDFEASEMIEALSGIMEVNIDRRKIPFLTIEEEMKYLDNYILLMQKRFGEKVVFVKEVDPNSYCYKIPRIILQPLVENAITHGIEPVGRGTIQLGVKVQEDKLVITVQDNGGGIEEKVLAELHQEMASGTKGIGKVGIINVHKRIKLLYGEDYGLTLISRPNQGTLITVILPATTRGEIE
- a CDS encoding GntR family transcriptional regulator; this encodes MDKKSPIPAYYQLATEIEQKIDAHVWLPGYCIPSERSLAETYQLSRMTVRQALGELVQKGILVREKGKGTFVCEKSIKQRNIMSFTEMMQGLGIDFTTEVICFDKIYPEEDMFLPFEDEEVYLIKRLRIVKGVVIGEETIYIPSSLLPDLKKSDIQSSFYKYLDEKGLSVYESDASIQAVLMNETYYETFGVTQHLPLIQVTSKNYSDEGALIFVEESVYRSDKYMFQVNVARREGYLK
- the nagB gene encoding glucosamine-6-phosphate deaminase yields the protein MNIIVTANYEVLSETAANRIAEVIKNKPNAVLGLATGSTPIGLYKKLVTYNKENLIDFSRVTTFNLDEYIGIPASHTQSYRYFMDYHLFNHINIDYQKTHVPNGMAKDIQAECEAYDEMLRGHGGIDIQVLGIGNNGHIGFNEPGSALTVGTHVTELAQGTIEANSRFFSTREEVPTQAITMGIGDIMKAREVILLASGITKADIISRLLEDKIDTYIPASLLQAHPHVTVIVDQLAGQLI